The genomic interval TCGTGCCGCTCACGTTGAAACCGACGGAGAAGGCGCCGGCGTCGGCATTACCGATGTTCGTGATCTTTGCGGTGTACGTGTTCCCGGCGGCGGAGAAGACCTGGCCGCAGTTCGGCGTGAGGGTCGAGACCGTCAGGTCGGGTGCGGCGGGTTCACCGACAACGATGTAATCGATCTCCATCTCATCGTCACTCCCGGCGGCGTTCGTCGCAGTCAGCGTCACCGTGTAGTTTCCGGCCTCTATGTAGGTGTGGGTCGGATGCTGAACCGTCGAGGTCGTGTTGTCCCCGAAGGTCCACGACCACGAAGTCGGGCTGCCGGTCGAGGTGTCGTTGAACTGTACCGTCAGCGGGGCATTACCCTCTGTCGTGTTTGCGGTGAAATTCGCGCCCGGCTTAAGATTGGTGGCTGAGGGTGGCGTGGCGCTGTAAGTGCGGATGAGGACGTAGTCGATGGTGCGAGTGCCGCCAAGCCCGGTTTTGTACTCTCCCTGGCTGAGGAGGAGTCTGAACCCGTCGCCGGAATATGTAGTATCCGAGGCAGAAGCAATCAGGGTTCCATCTCGATAGATATTCAGATCAGCGTCCTGAACCTCGAAACGGTGGGTGTAGAAGGTGTTGAGAGAGGGGTAGAGCGCGGACGTAGTCGCTCCCAGAACTTCAGTGTCACCCTCGGTTGATACGTGCGTTCTTCTAATGTCGCAAGACCCTGCCACCTGTGCATTCTGAACCCAGGTCGCGTATGCCTCGAAGAGTCCGGTGTGCCACCACGTGTTAGCACCCTTGTCGAAGACTCCGCTCACTCCTCCCTTCCCATAGCACGTATCAGAGTATTCTTTGGCAGAGACACTGTCTCGGTACTCGATGATCACCCCGCGGGAGAGGAGCGGCTTTGTCCAGGCGTTCCCGGAAGAGATGACGTTCGGCGCACCGGCGAGGAGGAGGTTTCCGTTCCCGTCCAGATTAACAGTTGCAGAGGAGGAACCCTTCTTCACGCTCTCCCAGAGGTCAGGGTCGGGAGCGGCATTCTCTGGGCCGTCGAAGTTGTCGTAAAGGAGGTACGTTGCGCTCCCGTCACTCGTTGTCGTTGCTGCCGGGTTCCCGTAGTAGACCGCCAGCGTCCCGGGTTGGTCCGCCCCCTCCAGCCGCACGCAGAAACGGGCGCTGCTGTTGTCGAAGTCCGGCCAGAGGTAGTAGGCGAATTCATTACCCACAGCGTCCTTGAAACGGACGTCACCATAATCCGCTTTGCAGCGGTCGACGACGTAGAGATGCCAGGTATTCGTCCCGTTCCCGATCTCTTCATACGCCGTGCCGTCCGTCCGGTGGACCACAACGTCCTGCTGATACACTGCCGTGTCACCGGCAGTATAGGAGATATTCTGGGAATACTCGCTCTTGCCTGCGTAGATGTAATCGGCCTTTGTCTCGATGTCACTACCGTAGTTGTTTGTGACCGTCAGGCTCACCGTGTAATTGCCGACATTTGCATAGGTATGGACCGGGTGCTGATCGGTTGAGGTGGCGCCGTCGCCGAAATCCCAGGACCAGGCAGACGGGTTAACGGTTGAAGTGTCGGTGAACTGGACCCTCAGCGGGACATAACCGTTCATCACGTTCACCGTGAAATTCCCGATAGGCGCTCCACTGCCGACTGTTATGTAATCGGTCTTCACGCAGGTGCTGCTGTCATAACTGTTCGTGGCGGTGAGGTTCACCGTGTAGGTGCCCTCGGTCTCGTAGGTATAGACCGGGTTCTGCTCGGTCGACGTACCGCCGTCCCCGAAGTCCCATGTCCAGGCAGATGGGGAATTGAGCGACGTGTCGTTGAACTGTACCGTCAGCGGGGCATGACCGCTCGTCGTGTTTGCGGTGAAGCTCGCGACCGGCTTGAAATTGGTGGCGGCTGGCGGTGCGGCACTGTAGGTGCGGACGAGGATGTAATCCAGGTCCATCGGCCCGTATCCTCTATAATGCACTAACTGGAGAGGTTTTGGACCGCTCACTCCCGCATACCGCGACGAGACAGTCCATGCTCCTCCGTCCCGCCGCTCTTTAAGAGATTCATCAGGAGCAATAACAAACTCCTCGGTGTAATACCCACTCGGCACATCCGGGATAACATCTCCCTCTGAACTGCGGCCCCAGGTTCTCGGCGGGCCCCATATGGCAGCCCCTTGCGTTTTTCCGGAGTAGATCGCAGATTGATAATTCGAAGCATAGTTTTCAAGGCCTATCGAGGAACCGTTACCGGTATAATCCCTATTTCCAAGACCAAGTGAGGTAGAATATGTACGCGACTGGATTCTAAACTGAACGATTATACCGGAGGGTACCTGTGCGCGAGAGAAGATCTCGGCAAAGTTTCGCGATCCAGACGATACATGGAGTTTCCCGGAGTTTACGGAGATCCCGTTGTTCTGAACGACCTCCCATTTTGTTGAATCCACTGCCGGATCGTCAAATTGGTCGAAAAGGAGATATGTTGCACTCCCGTCGCTCGTTGTCGTTGCTGCAGGATCCCCATACCGGACCATCAGCGTCCCCGGTTGATCCGCGTTTTCCAGGCGAACATGGAACCGTGCCTGTTCGGAGGTAAAGTCCGGCCAGAGGTAGTATGCCCGCGGCGTTCCGTTGACGTCGGCAAACCGCACATCCCCATAATCCTCCCGGCACCGATCCCCGACGAAGATATGCCAGACCTTCAGGCCGTCTGCCTCCTCCTCATAGGCCGTGCCGTCCGTCCGGTGGACGACAACATCCTGCTGATACACTGCCGTGTCACCGGTACTGAAGGAGATGTTCTGGGAATACTCACACCGACCCGCACGGATGAAGCTGGTCTTTGTCGCGGTGTTGCTGCCATAGTCATTCGCGACAGTGAGGCTGACAGTATAGATGCCCGGCGTGGTGTAGGTGTGGTCCGGACTCTGTTCGGATGATGTTGAATTATCACCGAAGTCCCAGGACCAGACGGTCAGGAGGCCGGTCGAGGTGTCGGTGAACTGAACAGTGAGCGGCGTTTCACCGTTCTTCACGTTGGCGCTGAAGTCCGCGACCGGAGCAATCGCTGCATTTCTCACCAGCACCGTCAGTGAGTTGTTACTCCCGTCCGACTCAATCTCTACATTCTCCGGATCTGCAACCACAGTCAGCAAGTAGGTTTCTGCGCCGCTGTCGGGCGTCCAGTGCAGGTCGACGGTCGTGCTGTCGCCGGCTGCCAGCCCGGCAACAGGCTGAATATCCAAAACATTACCCCTCGCCATGAGTGAGACATTGAATGGCCGTGAATCCTTGCTGCCCCTATTTTCAATGGTCACGGTCATAGTATTTGTGGTGTTGGGAAACGCGTACAAAGGAGTCGTCAGATTCACCGGCACAAGGTCAGGGGCTTTATATTCTATCGCGAGGGCGTGGAATACCAGGGAAGTGTAATCGTCGTTACCTCGTCCTACATTTACACTCTGGTTTTCAGTTACAAGCAATCCCTGTACATTATCCCAGTGGAGGTAATCGAAGTATTCACCACGTACATATTCAACTGTAGCCGGAAGTGATTTCCCGTTCAGGTCCTCGTAATTATATCCGGTGAGGTGGGTGGAATAGAGACTTGCACTCTGCACATCGGTCAGGTCTACTGTCCCGTTGAAAGAGGTGGTTGAATAGTCGTTGCCTTCATACATCCAGTCCAGACCTTCAGCAACCCAGTATTCGATCAAAGGTTTGGTTTCATTTTTCAATACTACTACAAGGGTGCTGCCGTACTGTCTGCCGTCGCCCCAGGATGCCGAGTTGACGGTTGCAGTATTCACCTCCCCCGGGTTCACGTAGTCCGTGACATTAAAGGGTATCCATGTCACCCCCATACCCGACGAATAATAGGATGGGCTGGTCGGGAGTGCATGTCCGTTGAATGTAGCGGATATCGAATCAAGAGTATATGCGGTTGAGGCAGTCCAGACCCCTACATAATATCGCGCGAAGATAACGGTCCCATTGGGCACGTTGAAGTTGTTTGTAGTGGACTTGGAAGGGAAGTTTGCCGTGGAATCCACATAGACTTCACCCTGCACGGTATCGTGCGTGACTGTGGGTAAAGCCGCGGCAGGGCCGGCAAGCAGCAGGAGCACCAGCACCAGCAGCGCAGATTTAGTATACTGGCTCATTTTCACCACCTCGAAAAGCAGGAAGGCGAACCGGTTGCGGCCGGGGGCGCGGTCATGCACAGCAGTGCAGCGATACAGAGAACCAGAAAGAATCGTCGCATATTTCGTTCAACTCCATTTTTCCTAATCAATCAGACCCATATCATAGTCCCGATCATGATACAGAACGACAAAATGAGGGGGATCAGCATACAGAATCATAATTATGGTATCGTATATATAGTATAATTGTTCACACAAGATCAAATTGTTTTTATAATGATTATTATCTGATGCACATCAGATAGAGAATTCGTATTCCCAAGAGAGAGCAGTACGCACGCTTAAGGCCCCATCCTGCAACCAGAAAGGGATGGTCAGACCTTCCGAACACCGACCTGTTTCACAGAGCAATGGCCGGGCA from Methanofollis sp. carries:
- a CDS encoding DUF2341 domain-containing protein — translated: MRNAAIAPVADFSANVKNGETPLTVQFTDTSTGLLTVWSWDFGDNSTSSEQSPDHTYTTPGIYTVSLTVANDYGSNTATKTSFIRAGRCEYSQNISFSTGDTAVYQQDVVVHRTDGTAYEEEADGLKVWHIFVGDRCREDYGDVRFADVNGTPRAYYLWPDFTSEQARFHVRLENADQPGTLMVRYGDPAATTTSDGSATYLLFDQFDDPAVDSTKWEVVQNNGISVNSGKLHVSSGSRNFAEIFSRAQVPSGIIVQFRIQSRTYSTSLGLGNRDYTGNGSSIGLENYASNYQSAIYSGKTQGAAIWGPPRTWGRSSEGDVIPDVPSGYYTEEFVIAPDESLKERRDGGAWTVSSRYAGVSGPKPLQLVHYRGYGPMDLDYILVRTYSAAPPAATNFKPVASFTANTTSGHAPLTVQFNDTSLNSPSAWTWDFGDGGTSTEQNPVYTYETEGTYTVNLTATNSYDSSTCVKTDYITVGSGAPIGNFTVNVMNGYVPLRVQFTDTSTVNPSAWSWDFGDGATSTDQHPVHTYANVGNYTVSLTVTNNYGSDIETKADYIYAGKSEYSQNISYTAGDTAVYQQDVVVHRTDGTAYEEIGNGTNTWHLYVVDRCKADYGDVRFKDAVGNEFAYYLWPDFDNSSARFCVRLEGADQPGTLAVYYGNPAATTTSDGSATYLLYDNFDGPENAAPDPDLWESVKKGSSSATVNLDGNGNLLLAGAPNVISSGNAWTKPLLSRGVIIEYRDSVSAKEYSDTCYGKGGVSGVFDKGANTWWHTGLFEAYATWVQNAQVAGSCDIRRTHVSTEGDTEVLGATTSALYPSLNTFYTHRFEVQDADLNIYRDGTLIASASDTTYSGDGFRLLLSQGEYKTGLGGTRTIDYVLIRTYSATPPSATNLKPGANFTANTTEGNAPLTVQFNDTSTGSPTSWSWTFGDNTTSTVQHPTHTYIEAGNYTVTLTATNAAGSDDEMEIDYIVVGEPAAPDLTVSTLTPNCGQVFSAAGNTYTAKITNIGNADAGAFSVGFNVSGT